The Raphanus sativus cultivar WK10039 chromosome 2, ASM80110v3, whole genome shotgun sequence genome includes a region encoding these proteins:
- the LOC130508303 gene encoding protein DETOXIFICATION 47, chloroplastic-like codes for MLMKTQRLTVSPVFPRNPIKSHQPLIRCLGGDSRKLGGITTAAAPIFQGKPVVTRRGIEIRRITTRNCVENDGGIGGGEIEKEEEEENKSVWEQMKEIVKFTGPAMGMWVCGPLMSLIDTVVIGQGSSVELAALGPGTVLCDHMSYVFMFLSVATSNMVATSLAKQDKKEAQHQISVLLFIGLVCGLMMLLLTRLFGPWAVTAFTRGKNIEIVPAANTYVQIRGLAWPFILVGLVAQSASLGMKNSWGPLKALAAATVINGLGDTILCLFLGQGIAGAAWATTISQVVSAYMMMDSLNKEGYNAYSFAVPTPQELWKISALAAPVFISIFSKIAFYSFIIYCATSMGTHVLAAHQVMAQTYRMCNVWGEPLSQTAQSFMPEMLYGANRNLPKARTLLKSLMIIGATLGLVLGIIGTSVPGLFPGVYTHDKVIITEMHRLLIPFFMALSALPMTVSLEGTLLAGRDLKFVSSVMSSSFVLGCLTLMFVTRSGYGLVGCWMVLVGFQWGRFGLYLRRLLSPGGILNTDVLTTKKIKSV; via the exons ATGCTAATGAAAACTCAAAGACTCACTGTCTCTCCTGTCTTTCCACGAAATCCCATTAAATCTCACCAACCACTTATCCGTTGTCTCGGCGGAGACTCGAGAAAACTCGGTGGGATCACCACAGCAGCTGCTCCGATTTTCCAGGGAAAGCCGGTGGTGACTCGCCGGGGGATAGAAATCAGGCGAATTACTACGAGGAACTGCGTCGAAAATGATGGCGGGATCGGCGGCGGCGaaattgaaaaagaagaagaagaagagaacaagagCGTATGGGAACAGATGAAAGAGATCGTGAAGTTCACAGGTCCAGCGATGGGGATGTGGGTTTGTGGTCCGTTGATGAGTCTCATCGACACGGTGGTTATCGGCCAAGGTAGCTCCGTCGAACTCGCCGCCCTTG GACCGGGGACAGTACTATGCGATCACATGAGTTACGTCTTCATGTTCCTCTCCGTGGCTACATCCAATATGGTCGCTACTTCTCTTGCCAAACAG GACAAGAAGGAAGCACAACATCAAATCTCTGTCTTGCTCTTCATTGGATTGGTTTGTGGACTTATGATGCTTTTGTTGACTAGATTATTCGGACCTTGGGCTGTTACTG ctttTACTAGAGGGAAAAACATTGAGATTGTTCCTGCAGCCAATACATACGTtcag attCGAGGCTTAGCGTGGCCTTTTATTCTTGTTGGATTGGTTGCTCAAAGCGCAAG TCTTGGAATGAAGAACTCATGGGGACCTCTTAAGGCCTTAGCAGCAGCAACTGTCATTAACGGTCTTGGAGATACGATCCTATGCTTGTTTCTCGGACAAGGTATCGCCGGAGCTGCTTGGGCAACAACCATCTCTCAG GTTGTTTCGGCTTATATGATGATGGATTCTCTGAACAAAGAAGGCTACAATGCTTACTCCTTTGCGGTGCCTACACCTCAAGAACTATGGAAGATCTCTGCACTTGCCGCACCTGTTTTTATCTCAATTTTCTCCAAGATTGCTTTCTACTCTTTCATCATCTACTGCGCCACCTCCATGGGAACTCACGTTTTAGCAGCTCATCAA GTGATGGCTCAGACGTACAGGATGTGCAATGTATGGGGTGAGCCATTATCTCAAACGGCTCAGTCATTTATGCCTGAGATGTTATACGGTGCGAACCGTAACCTTCCCAAAGCAAGAACGTTGCTCAAGTCCCTAATGATTATTGGAGCGACACTTGGATTAGTCTTGGGAATTATAGGAACATCTGTTCCAGGCCTGTTTCCTGGTGTCTACACACATGATAAAGTCATCATAACCGAG ATGCATAGATTGCTTATACCATTCTTCATGGCGTTGTCTGCATTGCCAATGACTGTATCCCTGGAGGGTACATTGCTG GCGGGACGTGATCTGAAATTTGTCAGCTCGGTGATGAGTTCAAGCTTCGTTCTTGGTTGTCTTACACTAATG TTTGTGACACGAAGTGGCTATGGTTTAGTCGGCTGTTGGATGGTTCTCGTCGGTTTTCAAtgg GGACGGTTCGGACTGTATCTACGGAGGCTTCTTTCACCTGGAGGGATACTTAACACGGATGTGCTGACGACTAAGAAGATCAAATCAGtttaa